The DNA segment TCTTCCCAGTCCTGTTCTTCTGAAGCACTCTGGGTATTTACCGATATTTATGAGACAGAACGGAAGCCACACCGGCCAAGAACTTGTCAAAGGCAAGATGGGCTTCAGGAGTGAATTCAGAAGGCAGGTGGTTTGCCAAGACGACCAGGATGCAGTGAGACAGCAGCTGTGGAAATAGGGAAAACAGAAACACTCAGCTTTAGATCCCAATCATTTAAATGACTCACTATGTGTAGAGGTAATCTGAATGGGTGTGTGTATTTAAAGCAATGCACCTCGTGATGGTTTGATGAGAATAATATACTATAGTGTTGTCAAATGGGTTTAATCCAAAAAGGTATCCTGAAGCATATATGGGAACAAACTACTTGCAGGCCCTAGCCCTTAGCACAGTCTGTGTAAATGCCAGCTTACCTTGAAGTTGACGGGATCCACCATAAGGTTGTAGGCGTGCAGGTTGCTGAGGCTGCTCAGGGTTGTCAACATGTTGTCCAGGTCCCCTGCAGTTGAACCGATGGCCTTCATCACCTTGTCACCATGACTCCGGATTGCAGCAGAGCCAGGGCTGGTGTCCACGTGCTTGAAGTAGATCTTGGTCTGAGGGAAGACAGTAAAGAGCCTGGAATAAAAAGTATAATATTATTAACAAGGTGCACATTGTGAAATCGTTTAATATAGGGTGCTGTAAATACACTACAATGTAAACAGATGCAAAGTTACTTGGcatataatgtttatttttacctCTCCAAAGCCTCACCACCCCATTCCTCGGTATGGGGGGTGACCTTCTCCCAGATGGAGACGATGAGAGCCTTCTCGGTAGCTGAGTACATGGCTGCAGTGAGGAGTTTTTGAGTTCTTGATCAGGAACTGAAATGACCACGTCCTTGCTTCAGTGTCTCAAGGCTTTTATAGAGCCTACAGGGGCCTGGCTGCTGGCAAGAAGCGAGTCCTATTGGTCACTCTTTGTGACCACCCAGTAAACCTCAAAGAGAACGGCCTTTCATATCAGCCACATCTAGATCTTTCTGGACACTTCTTTCCAGTTCGAGCAATGACAATGCATTTGCTGTGCCACTGGGAGTAAGGTAGTGGGATCTTCATTTAACAAATGCAACATAGTAAATtcacacagtcattttgcagtttgcaGTCTCCCTTTATTCTACTATTAATTTACTATTGTGcaaccctgtttttttttcttggtttccTTGCTGTTACTTTCCTTTACTAAACTTGCTTTTACCATGGCATACTACAGTAAATATAAGGGTCCATACTGTAAGGTATAAAATAGGCTATTagtcttttaaatgtgtttttttgttttgtttctaattaATCATTTATCTTTATATCATTGTATTAAATCATTGTGATATTATATTTGACATATTGACTTAGTTATGATCCAAATAAGaccacagtgttttattttttttacaggcacTTGAAATTCTCAAACAGaagtgcatttatttatataaattagcAAACAGGCATGTGGcctcaacaaaaaaaatacaactatacattttcaCATTTCTAAAAATAGACCAGAACAGTGGTTACATTATATTTTCCTATTAAAGTACCATTATGGTCCCATTTTCAAGCGGAACCTTTATTCAACCAGTAGACGCGCGCTGGTCGGTTTTATGTACATGTGACACACAAAGATATGCGGTCTGACAGACTGAAACTAAAAAATCTAATTACGCATGGAAGAAAAGATTGTAAATAATACaaaggaacacaaaacaaaatattccGTTATAAATATATCTACTGCGTTAGAGCGAATGCGTTTAAATCTGGCCTGTATTGAACGTTTTCACTACCTGGAAAACGTATACTGCGTTTGTAAATAAAAGCTGTTCCATGTATCAACTTTCTATTTCATATTAtgatatcatttttatttaacatattttgaccaagtttattttactaaaaaatataatttgtatatTTAACCGATCTATTTAGACAATTGCTGGCGATGCAAACTAATGCCTTGTTTTTAAATACAGCGCCAGTTTGACTTATTTACTGACTGTTGTTATTATAACCTAGTTGAATTGCTGTCCTAGAATGGACAAGGGGGTCTGCTGTTGTGTCCGTGCTCGATACTGATAAAGCAACAACCTTGTTTTAATGATCaactacagtatgtaaaaaaaactttcttGCTAAGAAATAGAATAGTATGTACATGCAGATTGAAGGCAAACTCCCTAAAATGGGAGAGAGAACCAGTCCAGTGAGTGTCATACTGGTGAGCTCCGGTAGCAGGGGGAATAAACTACTTTTTAGGTACCCCTTTCAACGAATACCAGAGAACCTATCTTCTCAAACAAGTAAGTAAATGAGTCGTTTGTATTTTGGGCTGGGTTCCTGGCAGTACTGTACTGTCTAAAAATGTGTTGGTAGCAAACTCACGCCACAAATGTCACAAGACATGCGATTCATTTTATTTAGCATATTCTCGATTTTTCTACTGTGTCGTACTCTTGGGAATAGTGTTTGGCGTTAGTTTAGATGTAAAGCCGAGATCCCATTTGGCTTTTTCTATGTTACCGCGGTAAAAGTCGTGAAATAACAGGAGTACTATCTGGCTGAACTAACAAATACCCAGGCTGGATTTTATCTATTGTTTGATGTCGTTTACTATTAAAAAGCACACCAAACACGTACAATTACTCTATTAGTAAAGGATAATCTGTGTAATACTTTAGGGCACATCACTATACAACCCTTTCGTACTGTCACAATGCAGTAGGGTAAACAATGGTACTACAAGAACTGCATGAAAAAATGTCTTACTCTGTGTCTCTCATGCTTATTTCCCAAGCTAAACTCAGGAGTCCGTATGCATTGAACACTGCAGGGGACACCACAGAAGACCCAGATGGGGATTCAAGGTACTGCATTTGCCTTAACTAGACCACTGTCTCAACACTACCTTCATCTTTACATAGTCAAGACAGCCCAATTTAGGTGCCACGGTTGGTGGTGTGCACAAATATATAGCTGTGTAAGGAAACACTGCATGAGGTAAAGCCAGTTCCTGAGGTTCAatcttaaccctgtaatgccaCTTGTGTGTATCACATGTTGCCAGTCAGGTCTTTATTTTTGTGTATAGAATGGGGTCTCGCTTTTCTCCATACAAACATACTCGGTCATTCTAGGATCTCCTTCCCAAGTCTAACCAGGACAGCTGGCAATGTGCAATGCTCATACTGTGGGTAGTACTGCCCCTCAGTTCCAGTCTGCTTTCATGCAAAGCAAGTGTAATTGGCGATTGATTTGACAGATACCAGGATCTCTTTAATGTGCCACTTCTAAAAGAAAAATGCACATGTCTGTGCTCATGGGTCTTTGAATTAAGGTTAACCTCCAGGGTTTAAATGATTTGGACATTTCTTTAACAATTGAGTTCAACATAATTGATAGCTAGGACTAAACAAGAAAACCAATTAAATGTAATACTGTCTTTTTAACTTTGGGAATTAAATGCTGCTAAAAACTCTTTTGGTGAGCCTGTGTGTTACCACCGTGGCATGGAGATCACTTTAAAACTAGACTGTAATTGACCGTGTGTGGGATTTTGTGCTTTTGCAGAGGTGGGCATGTTAGAAGTATTTTTAATTGTCAATTATGCATACTGATGTCTACATTTCTGTGTGTTTCCACTTAGTTTGACATGGTGTGTACTGCATTCTGAATATCTTTACTTAtttctgcagtttttatatttctatagatacagtatatagtgtACTTCTTGCAGATGTACAAACTGTTTTGATATCTCTTGTAAGTTACATTACAGTTCCTGCGCTCCTTGGATATTTTACACACCCTGGTAAGAGTTTCCTGTAAAATCTCATCAGGATAACAAGAACAGCATGGGTTGTGTTTTCCACTGTGTGCACATTTCAGGGTTGTGAGAATCACAATATTCTTACACAAACAATGCAGGTTTGTTCATGTTTGAGACGCAAGATCTCTCAGGATTTTCTCAAGCTACTAAAGTACCCATTAACTTTATCCTACatttgcaagctttatattaaaATGTTGAAAAGAAATATGGAATCTAGTACACacttcttttgttttgtgttatttttctttttttttttttggtgcctgTGGGTTATAGTTACAAGTAAGTGCTTAAGATATGTGCAAATGTTATCTTTGCATATATTTGACATTATGTTCTTTTGGAGTGGCTTGTGTGTTTTAAGagtgactttaaaaaaataaaaaaataaataataaaagtgtgatTTAAATAGACCCCAGTGCTGAAGTGACTCATTGATGGCTAATGTAAGGTTACCATTCAGAGTTATCCCCTGGTCTTCACTACAAACTTGGTGGACACCAGTCTGAAAACTTATGATAATAATGATTCAAAAATATTGAAATTGGAAAATCTAATAAAATACAACCAGTCTTATTAGAAATATGGAAATGTAGAGAACTAGAGATGTAGTTGTAATTGCCCACTGAACTCCATTGTCACCCACACTTCTCCCTGAATTCGTCATCCCATGCACAtctttaaaaaggaaagaaaagtcaCTCCTAAGTTGTTTTATTGCTaatcttctttttgtttttaatcttctTACTAAGTTGGGTTTATATGTTTGCtgcatttttttgttcttttgcttcttttgttttgttttatggccaCGTTCCCATTTCAGAGAGCAAAATCCTCTAACTGATGAACAGTTGGTAGCCGggtaagaaaaaacaacaaccttcTAAACAACTCCTCCTGTGTCTAGAATTCTGCTTCCCCTTTCTGTCCTTCCTGTCGctgttgatttatatatatatatatatatatatatatatatatatatatatatatacacagtatatgtgtgtgtgtgtgtgtgtgtattctttttaaattatattttgcaATTATCCGATTGTTAGTAGCTGATAACAGCAGAGTTAATTTAGTTCTGATCACATCCAATAAAAAGACCAGAGCGACTGTCTTTATTTTTACCATCTAAATCATTCATTAGGCAAACTTGGCACTTGAATTCAGTGGTTGGGATTGGAAGGGTTTAATTGAAATACAtgactaaaaataaaaggttcaattTTTCCTGTTCAGTAGTAGCTGACTCCAGGCTTTGGGAGCATGTAGCTGTTTTAGTTACTAATGAAACATTTCCACACTGTCAATATGGGATTTGATTTCCTAAAGAAAACTACATTAACTAATTTGTCACCTATCCAGAACAGTATTTCCACAGTGGAACCCGTCACAAATGAGTTAATAACTAATGCCACCCTAATGCCATGCACAGTACTGTTGAACATACTTTACACCAACTTGGACTCCAACATCTATGGTGTAATGTAATACCAGTAATAGTCCATTTTATTGaataccatttaaataaataaataccatatCAAATAAGACCTCTTCAATACAACTAGATGGATTACaagtttctctattaaatatggGTGATATAACACTTTAGAAGGTACAGTATAGTTAGCCACTGGTTTTTAAAAATCTTAGTAGGGATTTGGTGTAATAATTCTTATAATTTTCCCTTCGAATTGTCTCTCTTTTTTTATAGCATGAGCTATACAGAGCAGCATGCGCCACTCACCTTCTCCCTTGTGCACACTTGCCTATCTGATAATGgtgtcacatactgtatatattttatacgTGAATGTTCATTAAAATGTTTCCATAATCATCACAAAATATATACTGATACTACAGTCCTATAACTAATTGAAGTTTACAATCTTTTCGGATATTGATCATCATTGATTTGCACATTGAACCAGAATGTATGCGTGTTGTTTTTCCCCCTCCCTTGATATTGCCAGCATTCACTTGTTCTTCATCTTCTTCGAAAGGTTTTCTGATGTCATCCTCGCCACAATCCTGGCGACAAAGTCAGACATGTGCGGGAAAAAGTTTGAGCTGAAGATTGACAACGTGCGGTTCGTCGGACACCCAACCCTACTGCAGCATACCCATGGGATTCAGGTAAAAGCTGACAAATTTGAATGGGTATAGAAAAAGTGGACTGTGGTTACCTACATTTGTGTGAACCTAAAAACCAGTATGTcagttttcatatttattttttatatataattcaatataatTTCAATAATAGATacctatttataaaaataaaaaaaaaactattttatttggtTGAAGTTAGTTCTACAGTGTGTCCATATGCTGAGTCACGGAACCAGTAGATTAAGCAAAGTAGCTCTCTTACTCCACCTTGCGGTggtagtttttttcttttaagcatAGGAGGAAGTTTGATGAATGCCTGTTCGTGTGAAACGAGACGTACGTTTAGGTGAAATGCCACAGCTTGTGACGAGAAGATATCTCTGGACTGTGACAATGTGCCTGCAGAAGCTACCTGCATGCTTGATTTTAAGTTTTAGGTTCAGACAATTGCATGTTATGAACCTTGTGTAATAAACAATAAACCTTCTGCAATGTCtatgatacatttcttttttgaaaGGAACTTCTAAAATTATAATAAAAGTATATATAGCATGTAAAAGTGTGAATATTCCTCTTAATTCACATTATATGCGTGTCCCTCCTTAATTTCTGATTGAATTAACATTTAAGTTTAGCAGCTGCCTCTAATTCAGGAGTGCACTTCCAAGTTTAACCCTCTGAGAGCTAATGGTCATTCATTTTACAATAATGCCACTTGAAGTATCAACTGGTCAGCTGTATGATTCTATGTATTTCTTTCTGTAGGTATCGAAAACAGACCCATCACCAAAGAGGGAGATGCCTACAATGATCCTCTTCAGTGTTGTTTTTGCATTAAgggtatgaaaaatatatatattttaaaataatttaaatcagACTGCATTTCAGCAGAGAAGGCCTGTATGCTCAGTTTTTGGAAAACTGTCTGAACTCCAAGCTGGTaagacaaaagcaaaataaacagggGTTTAAATGCACTGTAACGCACACACAAAAGTGTGAGTCCTTTATAAAGAATGTTGATCTTTTAGGCTAGAGTCAGTGTTTTTATCTGTGCTTAAATCCTGTAATATGTTTCTTTTCTTCCATATTAAAAAGCATGCttatattttacagttttcaaattTTGATGCATTTAATTGGTTAACCAGGAAGAAAGGTTTGCAACAATTACCTAAATACACCTTTGTGTTTGCAGTTTACATTCTAGATAGTGCAAGGTGTTTGAAGAGTTTGATAAATACTACTTGACAGTTCATTGAAAGACGTTTTAGCCAGTCACTGAACTCAGGTAGGCATGTGCGTAACTCTAGGTTAAATACCCAACAAACCAGCTTTCTGAATACTATCAATATCTTAGCAGCTATTTACAATGTATGTTGTGTGTTAAAAGAATATATTTCACTAGCTTTTATAAAAAGCCAGAATACATCCAGGAGAAATACAGAAATGCCTTGAATTAATTTAAATGTAGGTAGATAATTACAATAGTACTTatgaattgtgatttttttttttttaataaaactaataCATTAATTTTACAGATGGCTCAACTGGCTTGTTTTAATTTCTAGTCAACAAAGTTCACAGGTTTAGTTATTGCCGTTTCATGTCAAGGTGAATTGCTCTTGCATGCTTTTGATAAAGGGTAAGTTTGCCAATCTTCCCCTTGCACCAGGCGGGTGGGGGACATGTTTTCTAGGTAATCAATATGTAGCAAGTTCCCCGCCTGAATCTCTGGCCACGTTTCGTGACTCGGCAGAAAAGGCAGGCTGTGAAAGTGCTGAGTCAAGGTTTGCACAGTCAGATCTGATCAGACCCATGTCTGCTGTGCTGTGGAAAGAGATATGTTTGGGAGGGGAGCATAACAGACTGATCTTATCTGTCTGTCACGCTCAGTACTCAGCCTGACCGAAAGTGACtatgttttgcacatttaaatgttttttaatttttatagtagtataattatagttttatttaatgccactgatcaacattTCAGTTTAATTTAGTATTTCAATTTTTGTCCTTCTTTCTACCTCTGTAATTATTCAAAGAGGTTACCACTTTACTCAAACCATGATGGGTTatgtttattttgtagaatattaattggtaaaataaaaaaaaaataaaaaaacaacaatagaaatcatattttatttgatgttttaaccATATTTAATATTGATTACCTCTATATTTTACCTGAATATGTTATGTTTTTTCTGTTtgctatttttgttgttgtttaaaagcCTGGTTTGTATAAAAGATGTTTTTTCACCTTGCATACgtttccaaataaataaaataataactttcaTGCAAATAATTTGTGGATTATGTTAGTTGTGTGTATATGGTTACATTATATTAATAACCAGCTAGTTGGATTTGTAGCTTGTGTCAAATGTTCAGAAAACAGTAATGACatgcatacttttttttaaacttctcatAATTAAGAACACATTTCTAAGGTTAACATTGTCACTTATGCCCACTGCAAAAATTCAGTTATATTGTATAAGGGTTGTTGAAATCAAATGAACTCCCTTAATGAAGCTGTTCTCTGTTAAACTTtataacattttcatattctCCATTACTCAAACTGGAAAGTCTGgacaattatatttaataaatcaaaaattatatttaataggCAAAATAATATAGAAACAGGAATGGTTGTTCACAGCTTGCAGATGATGACTGGGCTTGGTCCGCACAGCCATGCTGTGCTGTTATCTTTTCACTCTAGCTAGGAACACATGGTAGGAATACTGTGCATTCAGAGTTACTAATGGCTTCTCTGTCAGAGATACCTTTACCAAAAAcatatgtttgtatatatatatataatggtagaTGTAAAAAGATGTTATAACCccaaaggattaaaaaaaaagttcatgcAAACTACTTAATTTGTGCACAATTATTTCTCCCACACTAGCCAGATAAACATTCTATTCCATTCTGCATTATTATGGCAAATTTCATGACgtcaatttatattttttcaacTTTGCATCTTTCAACAATAGTGGGATTCATTTTCAGTGTTGTTCATTTTCAGCCTGAAACTGTGCTGAATCCTcagtgatgtgatgtgatgtgatgtgtgcTCCCCCGTTGCAGGCGAACGCAGACCCCTCTGTGATCAGCTGCATGCACAACCTGTCCCGGCGCATTGCCATTGCCCTGCAGCACGAAGAGCATCGCTGTCAGTACCTGACCAGGGAGGCCAAGCTCATGCTGGCCATCCAGGACGAGGTGACCACCATGGGTGAGAGTGAGTGCCCCCAACACCTCCTCTGGAGTGACCTTTCTACTCCCAAACTCGGCCCTGATCTTGATAACAGGGCTGCATTTTAATTGATTATTTTGGACTGTTTCTTCTTTCTTACGCTACTAAATGTTCTCTTCTCTATTGTTACATGTACCTAGCTGAAGGAGACCCGCAGTCCCCTTTTCACCACATTCTCCCGAAGTGCAAACTGGCCAGGGACCTAAAGGAGGCTTACGACAGGTATAGTTAGCCTCTTTTCACTCAGCCAGTGGAAATGTATCCTGACATTTCTCCATTCTCCATGCAGGAAAAAAGTTGTAACAGTGTGTCCACTCTGGCCACATTACATGCTTCTTAAGGTCATCTCTCCTTGCATGTGcagtaaaacacagaaaatgagTAAACATTGGTTTTAAAGCTTTTTACAAAGTGGGTTAAAAGGGCTTTCTGTGTTTAATATTTCAGTGCCATGTAACTTTACCGAAAGACTACCCCAAGGACATCTGAATAATTCGtgttttttactgtaaaataaacaaatacatttatattagTATGTTAGTTAAGTTTAGTG comes from the Acipenser ruthenus chromosome 13, fAciRut3.2 maternal haplotype, whole genome shotgun sequence genome and includes:
- the LOC117418577 gene encoding hemoglobin subunit alpha-2-like codes for the protein MYSATEKALIVSIWEKVTPHTEEWGGEALERLFTVFPQTKIYFKHVDTSPGSAAIRSHGDKVMKAIGSTAGDLDNMLTTLSSLSNLHAYNLMVDPVNFKLLSHCILVVLANHLPSEFTPEAHLAFDKFLAGVASVLSHKYR